One stretch of Marinobacterium iners DNA includes these proteins:
- a CDS encoding DEAD/DEAH box helicase codes for MPNLLDVTYAQTGESTNTNEMGMRPMQARAYEARNNQYLLIKAPPASGKSRALMFIGLDKIHNQGLKKVIVAVPEKSIGGSFKSTELAKYGFFTDWNVEPQNNLCTVGGEKSKVKAFKRFMDSADQILVCTHSTLRYAFEELDESKFNDTVLAIDEFHHVSADGDNILGGLIKSVMENSTAHIVAMTGSYFRGDAVPVLTPEDESKYAKVTYNYYEQLNGYTYLKSLGIGYHFYKGRYTDAIGEVLDTNKKTIIHIPNVNSGESTKEKYDEVDAIIDVIGEFDSKDEDTGVILVKRSDGKLIKVADLVHDEPKDRDRIVEYLRNIESPDDMDIIIALGMAKEGFDWSWCEHSLTVGYRGSLTEIIQIIGRCTRDSSNKSHAQFTNLIAEPDAEDAQVRYAVNNMLKAITCSLLMEQVLAPSFKFKTKQEGDDEPAPAGTMKIKNFKEPSTQRVKDIIATDLDELKAAILQDDKVISASAGGVDAEVVNNALIPKIIQIKYPDLTTEEAEELRQHVVVDSVISTAQIKEEGGKKFIRMADKFVNIDDLNIDLIDSVNPFQKAFEILSKSVTANVLKLIQESIQSTRIQMTLEEAKVLWPKVNAFVKEKGRHPDINASDMMERRMAECLLFIREQRRQHGV; via the coding sequence ATGCCTAATTTATTGGATGTCACTTATGCTCAAACTGGTGAATCAACAAATACAAATGAAATGGGTATGCGGCCTATGCAGGCTCGTGCCTATGAAGCAAGAAACAACCAGTATCTGTTGATAAAGGCTCCTCCTGCTTCGGGTAAGTCTCGTGCCCTGATGTTCATTGGTCTGGACAAGATTCACAATCAAGGGCTGAAGAAGGTCATTGTTGCTGTTCCTGAGAAGAGCATTGGCGGTTCCTTCAAATCAACAGAACTGGCTAAGTATGGCTTCTTCACTGACTGGAATGTAGAGCCTCAGAACAACCTTTGCACGGTTGGCGGTGAGAAGAGCAAGGTCAAAGCATTTAAACGGTTTATGGATAGTGCTGATCAGATTCTGGTCTGCACCCATTCGACTCTTCGCTATGCCTTTGAAGAGCTGGACGAATCCAAATTCAATGATACGGTTCTGGCGATTGACGAATTCCACCATGTCAGTGCTGACGGTGACAATATCCTTGGCGGTTTAATCAAGTCCGTCATGGAGAACAGCACGGCTCATATCGTGGCTATGACAGGCTCCTACTTCAGGGGTGATGCTGTTCCTGTCCTGACTCCAGAAGACGAGTCAAAGTATGCCAAAGTCACTTACAACTACTATGAACAGCTCAACGGCTATACCTATCTGAAGTCCCTTGGTATTGGATACCACTTCTACAAAGGGCGGTATACCGATGCTATCGGTGAAGTGCTGGACACCAACAAGAAGACAATCATCCATATCCCGAATGTAAATTCTGGTGAGTCTACAAAAGAGAAGTATGACGAAGTAGACGCAATCATCGATGTCATTGGTGAGTTCGATTCAAAAGACGAAGATACAGGGGTGATTCTGGTCAAGCGGTCTGACGGTAAGTTGATCAAGGTGGCTGACCTTGTTCACGATGAGCCGAAGGACAGGGACAGGATTGTAGAATACCTTCGTAATATCGAATCTCCAGACGATATGGATATTATCATAGCTCTTGGAATGGCGAAGGAGGGCTTTGACTGGAGCTGGTGTGAACACTCCCTGACAGTCGGTTATCGTGGTTCACTGACCGAAATAATCCAGATTATCGGTCGTTGCACAAGGGATTCCAGCAACAAGAGTCATGCCCAATTCACTAACCTCATAGCTGAACCTGATGCTGAAGATGCTCAAGTTCGTTATGCGGTTAATAATATGCTCAAGGCAATCACCTGTTCACTCCTCATGGAGCAGGTATTGGCACCCAGCTTCAAGTTCAAAACAAAGCAGGAAGGGGATGATGAACCTGCACCTGCTGGAACAATGAAGATTAAAAACTTCAAAGAGCCAAGCACTCAACGGGTGAAGGATATAATTGCCACTGACCTTGATGAGCTTAAGGCTGCAATTCTTCAAGACGATAAAGTGATTTCAGCTTCTGCGGGTGGGGTAGATGCTGAAGTGGTGAACAATGCCCTTATCCCGAAAATCATTCAGATTAAATATCCTGATCTTACAACTGAAGAAGCTGAAGAGCTGAGACAGCATGTTGTGGTTGATAGTGTGATTTCTACTGCCCAAATCAAAGAGGAAGGTGGTAAGAAGTTCATTCGTATGGCTGATAAATTCGTCAACATAGACGACTTGAACATTGACCTGATTGATAGTGTAAATCCATTCCAGAAAGCCTTTGAGATTCTTTCCAAGTCCGTTACAGCCAATGTCCTGAAGCTGATTCAGGAGAGCATTCAATCCACTCGTATACAAATGACCTTGGAAGAAGCAAAGGTTCTCTGGCCGAAAGTGAATGCTTTTGTGAAAGAGAAGGGGCGGCACCCTGACATTAATGCTTCAGATATGATGGAAAGACGAATGGCTGAGTGTCTACTTTTCATTCGTGAACAACGTCGCCAGCACGGGGTTTGA
- a CDS encoding GIY-YIG nuclease family protein — MDLDWLKEVVEGDDMNLLEVKQKSKGVSPDEHLLSKFEEINNFITKNGREPEPDFLKPTEHMLYKRLCTIKDSPDQCEKLVDYDIHGILPVVAPTEPEEPKEYDSLEDIFADDSLGLLDDGADSIFNIKNVPKKADMPSKIAQRKKCQNFEDYQPLFQNCHEQLQAGELVQMKFTGEQQIQHGQFFILHGVMCYVADIGERIKKNGKVNAKLHLIFENGTESDMLLRSLATELYKDETGRRIMPKSENALDDMLGITSEDQATGYIYILSSLSENPEISSLENLYKIGFSTVTVEKRIANAVNEPTYLMAPVKIVAVYKSFNMNTHKFETLLHTFFGKACLDIDIVDGEGKVCHPREWFIAPLNCINAAITLLENGEIVNYRYDPVTQDIVER, encoded by the coding sequence ATGGATCTGGATTGGTTGAAAGAAGTTGTTGAAGGTGATGACATGAACCTTCTGGAAGTGAAACAGAAGAGCAAGGGAGTAAGCCCTGACGAACACCTTCTCTCAAAGTTTGAAGAGATAAATAACTTCATTACAAAGAATGGCCGTGAACCAGAGCCTGACTTCCTGAAGCCGACTGAGCACATGCTTTATAAACGGCTATGCACTATCAAGGACAGCCCTGACCAGTGTGAGAAGCTGGTTGATTACGACATTCACGGCATCCTTCCTGTTGTGGCTCCTACAGAACCTGAAGAGCCGAAAGAGTACGACTCGTTAGAAGACATTTTTGCTGACGATTCGTTAGGGCTGTTGGATGACGGTGCTGATAGCATCTTCAACATAAAAAATGTCCCTAAAAAAGCTGATATGCCGAGCAAGATTGCTCAAAGGAAGAAGTGTCAGAACTTTGAAGACTATCAACCCCTGTTCCAGAACTGCCATGAGCAGCTTCAGGCGGGTGAACTGGTTCAAATGAAGTTCACTGGTGAACAGCAGATTCAGCACGGACAGTTTTTTATTCTTCATGGTGTCATGTGCTATGTGGCTGACATTGGTGAACGAATCAAGAAGAACGGGAAGGTGAATGCCAAACTACACCTAATCTTCGAGAACGGCACTGAGAGCGATATGTTGCTTCGTTCATTAGCTACTGAGCTTTATAAAGACGAGACAGGGCGAAGAATCATGCCCAAGTCTGAGAATGCCTTGGATGATATGCTGGGCATTACTTCTGAAGACCAAGCAACCGGCTATATTTATATCCTTTCTTCGCTGAGTGAAAACCCTGAAATTTCTTCATTGGAGAATCTATACAAGATTGGATTTTCTACTGTAACGGTTGAAAAAAGAATCGCTAATGCAGTCAATGAACCAACATATCTTATGGCTCCAGTGAAGATTGTAGCGGTTTATAAGAGTTTCAATATGAACACTCATAAGTTCGAGACTCTGCTACATACTTTTTTTGGTAAGGCTTGTCTGGACATTGATATTGTTGATGGTGAAGGAAAGGTCTGTCATCCGAGAGAGTGGTTTATTGCGCCTCTGAATTGTATTAATGCAGCAATTACATTGCTTGAAAATGGGGAAATAGTGAATTATAGATATGACCCTGTGACTCAAGATATTGTTGAAAGATAA
- a CDS encoding class I SAM-dependent DNA methyltransferase, with product MNITQIEENTKQLVNKTISGEVALQDFVYELLLAYGHRPQSVGRLRSGERNLAKVEGEVLWKRHIYFKHSKTGSLHSDIDTMRKEKFVSKYKVRFVIATDFNEFLAVDTKTLEPLDIDFENLAKHFDFFLPWAQMEKAVYQGENPADVKAAEKMAKLFDLIKEENFDKDSKNDLQKLHNLNVFLTRLLFCFFAEDTGIFKDNQFSNAIGSHTLADGSDLSEYLNRLFTVLNTAERDRGDLPDYLAKFPYVNGGLFADDIPSPDFSARSRRILIECGSDLDWSNINPDIFGSMIQAVVHTDQRGSMGMHYTSVPNIMKVIEPLFLNSLYDELEEGQDNPRRLERLLQRLASLKIFDPACGSGNFLIIAYKELRRLEMEVFKRLQELELERIDSSKGEMAQLRVPMSGIKLSQFYGIELDDFAHEVAILSLWLAEHQMNQEFKAEFGDCAPSLPLKRSGNIVADNAVRIEWNSVCPSEGEIYVLGNPPYVGSRYQDSSHKADIENLFSGLSEYKSYKKLDYIACWFQRASSFISGNTNSKFAFVSTSSISQGEQVEIFWPPLYRYGLEIDFAHRPFKWRNNAKSNAGVSCIIVGMRNISNTPKILYENDIYKKVDNINSYIVASKDIIVSKRTSSISSLPKIVSGNKANDGGYLIMTTEEKNSLISGNPELNKIIRRVFGAEEFLNGKSRWCLWIDTPEKLNLALSVDEIKNRIDNVRTTRLDSKDKGANKLASIPHQFREMREPKDYSLIIPTVSSEKRRYLPIGYLGVDDVVIAPNIVLYDPPPYLFGVLSSYMHIQWVRAVSGQLESRLRYSSQLCYNSFPLPKINEKQISLITEASFGILEAREMFPNKTIAELYDPNSMPSELLQSHEKLDEIVDSCYRKNKFRSDEERLELLFDMYEKMTKGN from the coding sequence ATGAACATTACACAAATTGAAGAGAATACAAAACAGCTAGTCAACAAGACCATTTCTGGTGAAGTTGCTCTTCAAGATTTTGTCTATGAATTGTTATTGGCATATGGTCATCGTCCTCAATCTGTGGGACGGCTCCGCTCTGGTGAACGAAATCTCGCCAAGGTTGAAGGTGAAGTTCTTTGGAAGCGGCATATTTATTTCAAACATTCCAAAACAGGTTCTCTCCATTCTGACATTGATACAATGCGGAAGGAGAAGTTTGTTTCCAAATATAAAGTCCGTTTTGTCATTGCAACTGACTTCAATGAATTCTTGGCTGTCGATACAAAGACACTTGAGCCTCTTGATATAGACTTTGAAAATCTCGCCAAGCACTTTGACTTTTTCCTGCCGTGGGCACAAATGGAGAAGGCTGTGTATCAGGGGGAGAATCCCGCTGATGTCAAAGCTGCTGAAAAAATGGCGAAGCTCTTTGACCTCATCAAAGAAGAGAATTTTGATAAGGATTCAAAGAACGATCTCCAGAAACTTCACAACCTCAATGTCTTCCTGACACGGCTTCTGTTCTGCTTCTTTGCTGAAGATACGGGTATCTTCAAAGACAACCAGTTCAGCAATGCGATTGGTTCACACACTCTTGCTGACGGTTCTGACCTGTCCGAGTATTTAAACCGGCTCTTTACTGTCCTGAACACTGCTGAACGGGATAGAGGGGATCTCCCTGACTATCTGGCTAAATTCCCCTATGTGAACGGTGGTCTGTTTGCTGATGATATTCCTTCACCAGACTTTTCAGCTCGTTCTCGTAGAATCCTGATTGAGTGCGGTAGTGACCTCGACTGGTCGAACATTAACCCTGATATTTTTGGTTCAATGATTCAGGCGGTCGTTCACACCGATCAGCGGGGAAGCATGGGTATGCACTATACCTCTGTTCCCAACATTATGAAGGTGATAGAGCCTCTGTTCCTGAACAGTCTCTATGATGAGCTGGAAGAGGGTCAGGACAATCCTCGTAGGCTTGAGAGGCTTTTACAGCGGCTTGCCAGCCTTAAAATCTTTGACCCTGCCTGTGGCTCCGGTAACTTCCTGATCATTGCTTACAAAGAGCTGAGAAGGCTTGAAATGGAAGTGTTCAAGCGGCTTCAGGAGCTGGAACTTGAACGAATCGACTCTTCCAAGGGGGAAATGGCACAACTCCGAGTGCCTATGTCCGGCATAAAACTATCTCAGTTCTATGGCATTGAGCTTGACGACTTCGCCCATGAAGTAGCGATTCTTTCTCTGTGGCTTGCAGAGCACCAGATGAACCAAGAGTTTAAAGCTGAGTTCGGTGATTGTGCTCCTTCTCTGCCGTTGAAGAGAAGCGGGAACATTGTTGCTGATAATGCTGTAAGAATTGAGTGGAATTCTGTTTGTCCTTCTGAAGGTGAGATTTATGTATTGGGTAATCCACCTTATGTTGGATCTAGGTATCAGGATTCTAGCCATAAGGCAGATATAGAAAATTTGTTTTCTGGTTTATCAGAATATAAATCTTACAAAAAACTGGACTATATAGCTTGCTGGTTTCAAAGAGCTTCCTCTTTTATAAGTGGGAATACAAATTCAAAATTTGCTTTCGTCTCCACCAGTTCAATTAGTCAAGGTGAGCAAGTAGAAATATTTTGGCCGCCATTATACAGATATGGTCTAGAGATAGACTTTGCACATCGTCCGTTTAAGTGGAGAAATAATGCAAAAAGTAATGCGGGTGTTTCCTGCATTATAGTTGGTATGAGAAATATATCTAATACCCCCAAGATTTTGTATGAGAATGATATATACAAGAAGGTCGATAATATTAATTCTTATATTGTTGCTTCTAAAGATATTATTGTGTCTAAAAGGACTAGCTCTATATCATCGCTACCGAAAATCGTTAGCGGGAATAAGGCTAATGATGGTGGTTATTTAATCATGACCACTGAAGAAAAAAATTCGTTAATTAGTGGAAATCCTGAACTAAATAAAATAATAAGAAGAGTTTTCGGAGCCGAAGAGTTTCTTAATGGAAAATCTCGTTGGTGCCTGTGGATTGATACGCCTGAGAAACTAAATCTCGCTCTTTCTGTTGATGAAATTAAAAACAGAATTGATAATGTAAGAACAACTCGTCTTGATAGTAAAGATAAAGGCGCAAATAAACTGGCATCGATTCCTCATCAATTTAGGGAGATGCGTGAGCCTAAAGATTATTCTCTAATCATTCCAACTGTATCATCTGAAAAAAGAAGGTATTTGCCAATTGGTTATTTGGGAGTTGATGATGTAGTTATAGCACCAAATATTGTATTGTATGATCCACCACCATATTTATTTGGTGTTCTTTCGAGTTATATGCATATTCAGTGGGTGCGCGCCGTTTCAGGTCAGCTTGAGTCGAGGCTGAGATATTCATCACAACTTTGTTATAACAGTTTTCCGTTGCCCAAAATCAATGAAAAACAAATATCGTTGATTACAGAAGCCTCTTTTGGAATTTTAGAGGCTCGTGAAATGTTCCCAAATAAAACTATCGCAGAATTATATGATCCTAATTCTATGCCATCAGAGCTTCTTCAGTCTCATGAAAAGCTTGATGAAATAGTTGATTCTTGTTACAGAAAAAATAAATTCAGAAGTGACGAAGAACGTTTGGAACTTCTTTTCGATATGTATGAAAAGATGACTAAAGGGAATTGA
- a CDS encoding 3'-5' exonuclease: MNEILNQEIYAKLLLASDIVILDTETTGLEDPEVCEITVIDSQGNVLLDSLVKPSKPVSVQAKLIHGITSEMLSTAPTWPEIHEDFIKATVGKTVLIYNAEFDEKAIDNTIKAAGLDSYPFRSECVMEMFAAYNGEENEYWGGYKWKNLVFAANSFGINPDGAHRAKSDCLMTLGVLKGMAGELDTPEPEKKVKSRNRNKP; encoded by the coding sequence ATGAATGAAATATTAAATCAAGAAATATACGCAAAGCTTCTATTAGCGAGTGATATAGTAATACTCGATACAGAAACAACAGGGTTAGAAGATCCTGAAGTCTGTGAAATAACGGTGATAGACAGTCAAGGCAATGTGTTACTAGACAGCCTTGTTAAGCCTTCCAAGCCCGTATCAGTTCAAGCTAAATTAATCCACGGCATAACATCCGAAATGCTCTCCACGGCTCCTACATGGCCTGAAATTCACGAAGACTTTATCAAAGCAACAGTCGGTAAGACGGTTCTCATCTACAATGCTGAATTTGACGAAAAAGCCATAGACAACACTATAAAGGCTGCTGGTTTAGACAGCTATCCATTCCGTTCTGAGTGTGTCATGGAGATGTTCGCCGCTTATAACGGTGAAGAAAACGAATACTGGGGCGGCTACAAGTGGAAGAATTTAGTCTTTGCTGCAAATAGCTTTGGTATCAATCCAGATGGTGCTCATAGAGCCAAGTCTGATTGTCTTATGACTCTTGGAGTATTGAAGGGTATGGCTGGGGAATTGGATACACCAGAACCTGAAAAAAAGGTTAAGAGTAGGAATAGAAACAAACCATGA
- a CDS encoding DUF4238 domain-containing protein, producing the protein MSKHNNQHILPAAYLRGFIAFEPPPEHRNNPNFELGVYTNNEKLSGEWRMKGVRHKDFTRYQYYNLPDEGQELAVEHYLGEHEGRYAELLRAVEAHSRLTQREIEELALFIGLMIIRVESFQNHFQEFINEITGHIEAFMGDTLEFRDYVGDYENTTKRLILESEAGLLLLDHGIHFLVNTTDLPFITTDTPVLRRDCHSDEIPLLVGSGSHCKQGIKPNEQTPLFFIPLTPVLAVVSCRMIEESYSDSPYLTCSDINAIFRLNRLLLDQAQELVIADRPFPFGAIEPELSQELQQEYKPEGIVIKLYTDENRYLLEVLEYNDIQDGIELTLDDTEALMRLVTESPVSFELYENGHAIRGMRQIEWGSVKGNKIQIVQQLKLGQIIRS; encoded by the coding sequence ATGTCAAAGCACAACAACCAACACATTCTTCCAGCCGCCTATCTCAGAGGCTTCATAGCCTTTGAACCACCACCAGAGCACAGGAACAACCCCAATTTTGAATTGGGTGTTTATACAAATAACGAGAAGCTTTCCGGTGAGTGGAGGATGAAAGGAGTTCGACACAAGGACTTCACTCGTTACCAGTATTACAACTTGCCAGACGAAGGACAGGAACTGGCTGTTGAACACTATCTTGGTGAACATGAAGGCCGGTATGCAGAACTATTGAGAGCTGTAGAGGCTCACAGCAGGCTCACACAGCGAGAAATCGAAGAGCTGGCCTTGTTCATAGGCTTGATGATTATTCGTGTTGAATCGTTCCAGAACCACTTTCAAGAGTTCATAAACGAGATAACAGGTCATATCGAAGCCTTCATGGGTGATACCCTTGAGTTCAGGGACTATGTAGGCGACTACGAGAACACCACAAAACGGCTGATTCTGGAGAGTGAGGCTGGGTTGCTCCTGCTCGATCACGGCATTCACTTCTTGGTCAACACGACCGATTTACCGTTTATTACAACGGATACACCCGTTCTGAGAAGAGACTGTCACTCAGACGAGATACCGCTTCTTGTAGGTTCAGGATCTCACTGTAAACAAGGGATAAAGCCGAACGAACAGACCCCCTTGTTCTTCATACCTCTTACACCAGTCTTGGCCGTTGTATCATGCAGAATGATTGAGGAAAGCTACTCTGATAGCCCTTACCTAACCTGCTCAGACATTAATGCAATCTTTCGCCTGAATCGCCTCCTCTTAGATCAAGCTCAGGAACTGGTAATAGCTGATAGACCCTTCCCATTTGGAGCGATAGAACCCGAACTTTCACAAGAGCTTCAGCAAGAGTACAAGCCCGAAGGAATCGTTATAAAACTCTATACAGACGAAAACAGATACCTTCTCGAAGTGCTGGAGTACAACGACATCCAAGACGGTATAGAGCTTACTTTAGACGATACCGAAGCCCTGATGCGCCTTGTAACGGAATCGCCTGTATCATTTGAGCTATACGAGAACGGCCATGCTATAAGAGGCATGAGACAGATTGAGTGGGGTTCAGTGAAAGGGAACAAGATTCAGATAGTTCAGCAACTAAAACTCGGTCAAATTATTCGATCATAA